The following are encoded in a window of Capsicum annuum cultivar UCD-10X-F1 unplaced genomic scaffold, UCD10Xv1.1 ctg80105, whole genome shotgun sequence genomic DNA:
- the LOC107853986 gene encoding uncharacterized protein LOC107853986 isoform X1, translating into MSQAVDQLEKTLFRNSKADIAAGLSSSSSAGKSIKSMPGPSTPKSSSISADLSSSKTVRREKYVAPSENEKPRTQVNVHSPLPDLDNLSVHKAMPGPSMLKSPSVSEDLSSRKTVKREEYVNPPSPLPVLDHLSPANKAMSRPIMPKSSSAAEIAKREEYFASSEVEKPRAEVNQHSPLPVLSANKAQESTPVPSQELKPSIKIEDVESTFQTIQSFLKSLPEKYSSQQTGPQSSSNSTLTLAKLVIDCSMRLPLEALAHDQTNEKELCGAIAALSECPSSFFSDKQGKQLVKLKYEFPVMVKKWRYLAQDESRYQEFLTNFEEDRKKLSNWTRLEETLKSEYYKREEQARELEAILQTISTRQKEINDARQEASQEAQKLMLLVQEKVGKTESTSTELETTKMQMNSLRKNWCNFQSKFP; encoded by the exons ATGAGCCAAGCAGTGGATCAATTGGAGAAGACATTATT TAGGAACTCTAAAGCAGACATCGCTGCAGGATTATCCTCATCAAGTTCAGCCGGCAAAAGTATAAAA TCTATGCCTGGACCAAGTACACCAAAATCTTCCTCCATTTCGGCTGATCTATCCAGTAGCAAGACTGTCCGAAGAGAAAAATATGTTGCTCCAAGCGAGAATGAGAAACCAAGAACTCAAGTTAATGTACATTCGCCACTTCCAGATCTTGATAATCTTTCAGTGCACAAG GCTATGCCAGGACCAAGCATGCTAAAATCCCCCTCCGTTTCAGAAGATCTATCCAGCCGCAAAACTGTCAAAAGAGAAGAATATGTTAATCCACCTTCTCCGCTTCCAGTTCTTGATCATCTATCTCCAGCAAACAAG GCTATGTCAAGACCAATTATGCCAAAATCTTCCTCCGCTGCCGAGATTGCCAAAAGAGAAGAATATTTTGCCTCAAGTGAGGTTGAGAAACCAAGAGCGGAAGTTAATCAGCATTCTCCGCTTCCAGTTCTTTCAGCAAACAAG GCTCAAGAAAGCACTCCAGTTCCTAGTCAAGAGTTGAAGCCGTCCATCAAAATAGAAGATGTCGAATCAACTTTCCAAACGATTCAGTCATTCTTGAAGTCTTTACCAGAGAAGTATTCCAGCCAACAAACAGGCCCACAGAGCAGCAGTAATTCAACCCTAACACTTGCAAAGTTAGTAATTGACTGCTCAATGAGACTACCTTTGGAGGCATTGGCTCATGACCAGACGAATGAAAAAGAATTGTGTGGTGCTATTGCTGCTTTAAGTGAATGCCCCTCATCCTTTTTTAGCGACAAACAAGGCAAGCAATTGGTAAAACTCAAGTATGAATTCCCTGTCATGGTTAAGAAATGGAGGTACTTGGCACAAGATGAATCAAGATACCAGGAATTCTTGACCAACTTCGAAGAGGACAGGAAAAAACTGAGTAACTGGACTAGATTAGAAGAAACGTTGAAGTCGGAGTATTATAAAAGGGAGGAACAAGCTAGAGAGCTGGAAGCAATCCTTCAAACTATAAGTACCAGGCAGAAAGAAATCAACGATGCGCGACAGGAAGCGTCTCAAGAAGCTCAAAAACTCATGTTGTTAGTTCAAGAAAAAGTTGGTAAGACAGAAAGCACTAGCACTGAATTGGAAACAACAAAGATGCAGATGAATAGCTTAAGAAAAAATTGGTGCAACTTTCAGTCTAAATTCCCTTAG
- the LOC107853986 gene encoding uncharacterized protein LOC107853986 isoform X3 yields the protein MSQAVDQLEKTLFRNSKADIAAGLSSSSSAGKSIKSMPGPSTPKSSSISADLSSSKTVRREKYVAPSENEKPRTQVNAMPGPSMLKSPSVSEDLSSRKTVKREEYVNPPSPLPVLDHLSPANKAMSRPIMPKSSSAAEIAKREEYFASSEVEKPRAEVNQHSPLPVLSANKAQESTPVPSQELKPSIKIEDVESTFQTIQSFLKSLPEKYSSQQTGPQSSSNSTLTLAKLVIDCSMRLPLEALAHDQTNEKELCGAIAALSECPSSFFSDKQGKQLVKLKYEFPVMVKKWRYLAQDESRYQEFLTNFEEDRKKLSNWTRLEETLKSEYYKREEQARELEAILQTISTRQKEINDARQEASQEAQKLMLLVQEKVGKTESTSTELETTKMQMNSLRKNWCNFQSKFP from the exons ATGAGCCAAGCAGTGGATCAATTGGAGAAGACATTATT TAGGAACTCTAAAGCAGACATCGCTGCAGGATTATCCTCATCAAGTTCAGCCGGCAAAAGTATAAAA TCTATGCCTGGACCAAGTACACCAAAATCTTCCTCCATTTCGGCTGATCTATCCAGTAGCAAGACTGTCCGAAGAGAAAAATATGTTGCTCCAAGCGAGAATGAGAAACCAAGAACTCAAGTTAAT GCTATGCCAGGACCAAGCATGCTAAAATCCCCCTCCGTTTCAGAAGATCTATCCAGCCGCAAAACTGTCAAAAGAGAAGAATATGTTAATCCACCTTCTCCGCTTCCAGTTCTTGATCATCTATCTCCAGCAAACAAG GCTATGTCAAGACCAATTATGCCAAAATCTTCCTCCGCTGCCGAGATTGCCAAAAGAGAAGAATATTTTGCCTCAAGTGAGGTTGAGAAACCAAGAGCGGAAGTTAATCAGCATTCTCCGCTTCCAGTTCTTTCAGCAAACAAG GCTCAAGAAAGCACTCCAGTTCCTAGTCAAGAGTTGAAGCCGTCCATCAAAATAGAAGATGTCGAATCAACTTTCCAAACGATTCAGTCATTCTTGAAGTCTTTACCAGAGAAGTATTCCAGCCAACAAACAGGCCCACAGAGCAGCAGTAATTCAACCCTAACACTTGCAAAGTTAGTAATTGACTGCTCAATGAGACTACCTTTGGAGGCATTGGCTCATGACCAGACGAATGAAAAAGAATTGTGTGGTGCTATTGCTGCTTTAAGTGAATGCCCCTCATCCTTTTTTAGCGACAAACAAGGCAAGCAATTGGTAAAACTCAAGTATGAATTCCCTGTCATGGTTAAGAAATGGAGGTACTTGGCACAAGATGAATCAAGATACCAGGAATTCTTGACCAACTTCGAAGAGGACAGGAAAAAACTGAGTAACTGGACTAGATTAGAAGAAACGTTGAAGTCGGAGTATTATAAAAGGGAGGAACAAGCTAGAGAGCTGGAAGCAATCCTTCAAACTATAAGTACCAGGCAGAAAGAAATCAACGATGCGCGACAGGAAGCGTCTCAAGAAGCTCAAAAACTCATGTTGTTAGTTCAAGAAAAAGTTGGTAAGACAGAAAGCACTAGCACTGAATTGGAAACAACAAAGATGCAGATGAATAGCTTAAGAAAAAATTGGTGCAACTTTCAGTCTAAATTCCCTTAG
- the LOC107853986 gene encoding uncharacterized protein LOC107853986 isoform X2: MSQAVDQLEKTLLNSKADIAAGLSSSSSAGKSIKSMPGPSTPKSSSISADLSSSKTVRREKYVAPSENEKPRTQVNVHSPLPDLDNLSVHKAMPGPSMLKSPSVSEDLSSRKTVKREEYVNPPSPLPVLDHLSPANKAMSRPIMPKSSSAAEIAKREEYFASSEVEKPRAEVNQHSPLPVLSANKAQESTPVPSQELKPSIKIEDVESTFQTIQSFLKSLPEKYSSQQTGPQSSSNSTLTLAKLVIDCSMRLPLEALAHDQTNEKELCGAIAALSECPSSFFSDKQGKQLVKLKYEFPVMVKKWRYLAQDESRYQEFLTNFEEDRKKLSNWTRLEETLKSEYYKREEQARELEAILQTISTRQKEINDARQEASQEAQKLMLLVQEKVGKTESTSTELETTKMQMNSLRKNWCNFQSKFP; encoded by the exons ATGAGCCAAGCAGTGGATCAATTGGAGAAGACATTATT GAACTCTAAAGCAGACATCGCTGCAGGATTATCCTCATCAAGTTCAGCCGGCAAAAGTATAAAA TCTATGCCTGGACCAAGTACACCAAAATCTTCCTCCATTTCGGCTGATCTATCCAGTAGCAAGACTGTCCGAAGAGAAAAATATGTTGCTCCAAGCGAGAATGAGAAACCAAGAACTCAAGTTAATGTACATTCGCCACTTCCAGATCTTGATAATCTTTCAGTGCACAAG GCTATGCCAGGACCAAGCATGCTAAAATCCCCCTCCGTTTCAGAAGATCTATCCAGCCGCAAAACTGTCAAAAGAGAAGAATATGTTAATCCACCTTCTCCGCTTCCAGTTCTTGATCATCTATCTCCAGCAAACAAG GCTATGTCAAGACCAATTATGCCAAAATCTTCCTCCGCTGCCGAGATTGCCAAAAGAGAAGAATATTTTGCCTCAAGTGAGGTTGAGAAACCAAGAGCGGAAGTTAATCAGCATTCTCCGCTTCCAGTTCTTTCAGCAAACAAG GCTCAAGAAAGCACTCCAGTTCCTAGTCAAGAGTTGAAGCCGTCCATCAAAATAGAAGATGTCGAATCAACTTTCCAAACGATTCAGTCATTCTTGAAGTCTTTACCAGAGAAGTATTCCAGCCAACAAACAGGCCCACAGAGCAGCAGTAATTCAACCCTAACACTTGCAAAGTTAGTAATTGACTGCTCAATGAGACTACCTTTGGAGGCATTGGCTCATGACCAGACGAATGAAAAAGAATTGTGTGGTGCTATTGCTGCTTTAAGTGAATGCCCCTCATCCTTTTTTAGCGACAAACAAGGCAAGCAATTGGTAAAACTCAAGTATGAATTCCCTGTCATGGTTAAGAAATGGAGGTACTTGGCACAAGATGAATCAAGATACCAGGAATTCTTGACCAACTTCGAAGAGGACAGGAAAAAACTGAGTAACTGGACTAGATTAGAAGAAACGTTGAAGTCGGAGTATTATAAAAGGGAGGAACAAGCTAGAGAGCTGGAAGCAATCCTTCAAACTATAAGTACCAGGCAGAAAGAAATCAACGATGCGCGACAGGAAGCGTCTCAAGAAGCTCAAAAACTCATGTTGTTAGTTCAAGAAAAAGTTGGTAAGACAGAAAGCACTAGCACTGAATTGGAAACAACAAAGATGCAGATGAATAGCTTAAGAAAAAATTGGTGCAACTTTCAGTCTAAATTCCCTTAG